Sequence from the Psilocybe cubensis strain MGC-MH-2018 chromosome 10, whole genome shotgun sequence genome:
CCACTCTTCTCCAAAAGGATCGCGGATTTTGTGCATTGATTATCTACCTGACTTGCAGCACAACTCAAGCAACGATTACAGATATTTCATTCTACAGCCTCAATCACTGCTTTTTTAGGAGTCACCAATGGTGGTCATTCTCGTAAATCTCGTCTTGGTCAATTAGGTGTCAATTCTGAAAGACAATCATCTCAGATCCGAATAAGCCACGTAGGGATATATAGCACAAGAACAATATCGATACTCTTTTTCAATCTTCTTTGTTGTCGATTCAATGTCCTTCAATTTGGCTCGGTGCTGTGACTACTCTGATGACAGCCAGCAGTTCACCGCTGCTGTCCCGAACATGAAACCCTAGCCCGGTCTGGATCATGCCTGTATTCGATACAGTGGGTTTATCTTTTTGGTATGATGTATTTACCCGTATAGTACAGAATATGACATTTGTCCTCGATGCATTACTCTCGAATCCTCTCAATGCTATCTGTCACCCAGAGAAGACTAGCCTTGAATTATCCTCCTAGTGTCATGGAAGCTGTTGTTTATATCTTCAGATATCTCATGGTGTCACCCAGATATAAGGAATACATTTAAGTTCGACACAAAGTCAGCTAGGATTTTAGAATCCTTTGGATTCAGTGTAAATACACATTCATACAGAATTTATGATTCAAATGGGCGGCAGGGTGTTAATAAATTCAATGAACGTATTGTTAAAGTGAATCACTGGTTTAGGTGATCCAGTACGATGTGAGAACTATCAAAGGATATAATGAAGTCCGTTGTATGGCTAAGGTATAAAATCAAATGATACTGTGAAAGTCGGTGACCCTATCATTTGTCCTCTAGTGGTGAGGCACCCCGGTGTAGGACATGCCACAAAGCCAGACAATGGAACACAATCATCATCCTTGAATGAAGCTCGGTCACTTGCCCTTGAACTTCTTCAAACGGTACCTCCAATCTTAGTTTCAGATGTTTTGAAAGGGGCCGACTTACCGGCGCTTATTAGTACGACTTTCGGAAGACTTGAACTTGATTGTCATTTATTTCAATCGATTTTATTAAAAAATCCGGAGCACAGAAATGATGTTGTTGAGTTACGACAGTGCAGCCTCGAGTAATTCCCTGAATAGAAATTTCTACCAAATTCCTTCTACAGGATTTGAATTGAAACCAATCTGTTCCGTCATCATTGCTACTCATAGTAGTAGGTACTACTCGGACTTGTTTAGCCTTTCATCCGTGATTCCATAGTATTGGGTCCGTCTGCCAAGCCACAGTGCGCCACAATGCATCCTTTTTGTACTCACATACTATCCACTTTTGGGCAGGTCGTCCACAGTCCAAATACTACAATTCATAGGCATCATTCCGATACCCACAGGCACAAGTAAGAAATACCGCAACGGTTTGAATAATACTATTTCAAAAGTTCGTTTCGGCAGTAAATTACAACTCGATGTCCATACAACAGCTCACAAACCAAACAACTAAAGATAGCCAGGGTATCAGGAACTTTTACCGCGAACTATCTTACCAAAGATCAACGACCTTGAACCCAAGAAAAGAAGTGTTTCGTAACCAACTCTCCATTGTATCGCCTGCATTTGCGAAGCTTCAAGACGGCAAATGTTTAGTTGGGGTCGCTGATGGGGACGCCGTTCTTGCACCATCCGTCGGAATTGATGATGAAGTCGATGGAACCATCGGGTTGGCTCTGTCCTCCGCGGTTGTCTGCAGTGGACGCGTCATGGCACTTGGTGAACAAGGAGCAGGTGAGTTGGGTGCTTCCTCCCTACAGAATATAATACAAAACATGAGTATATTTTCCAAAACACCGCGTTGTGCTTCTTACCTTTCCGTTGACATCGTGATAGGCTTTGGAGGGATTAGAAGGGAGTAAACGTTTGGGATGAGTGTTGCGACTCACAGTTGACGAAGTTGCAGCCAGCGACGCTGTTGCACATGGCCTTACATTCTGAAAGGGAAAAGGGTATGTTAGAATGGCTTTAGAATTTACCTGGACGCTCAGTTTGCTCACCAGCAACGGTGTCTACGAGACCGAAGGTTTGGAAGTCATCTGCCTGAGTGGCACCAGTAATGTTGCTGAAGGTTTGGGTGTATCCGTCGTTGGCGGGGggcggagggggagggggaggtggGTGGGGGCAGTGAATCGCGTAGGGGAAGTAATCCAAGATCTTGCAAATAATCTGGCAGAAGAACACCCATCGTCAATATCCATTTGGTCTTTCAGTGCGAGATGAACAAGGAACACGTACTCCAGAGAGGCAGGGGATCTCAGGGTACAAGTGCGGGCTGTTACCGAAGTACCAACCGGGCTTGCCCTGTGGGTGCCAAGGAGGCAAGGGGGACCCGTAGTGGTTGGTCTGGGTCAAGTCGAACCCAATGACGCCGGTGAGGTCGAATCCGAAGATAGTGACTGGCGACGCGGCGACACCAGagacagcaacagcagcggCAGAAGCAAGAGTGGCAAAACGCATCGTAACGGCGATAGCTAGAGCAGAAACGCGAAGCTGTCGAACGGTTTCAAGACCCAAAAGGTGGGTCTTTTATATTCAAGGATACCATAGCGGCAGCATGCGCGGATATGGGGATGCCGCTGTTAAGTTGGGAGTTGGCAATCGCTTGCAATAATCGGCACCGTCTTCTTGTTCGCAAGTTCTAGGCACCCTCGTTGCTGATGCAGGTGTCGAAAGCTTCTGTGCCTTCGTAGAATTAATGTTATAGTGGGCAAGCCTGCGTAAAACTTCATCACTTTTTCACGCAGTCAGGATTTGACATGTGAGGGAAAATATCATTTGATCCGTCGTCCTCGTTATTCAATTGGTTCAAATTGGTTGAAAATAACCCATTCGAGTCGTGAATGGTGTCAAACAAAAAGACAACGCGTACTCCAAGAGAGTAGATGACCTTCACCTAGGAGGCGATGTAAGAATGCGTACATTTAACTAAGATTTAACTAGCAAAGGACTGACCTAATAGAAGAAAAGGCAAGTGCCACAACCCGAGTGGGTGTACATTGTAAAGTCCTATTTGAATTCAGGGGCACTGAACTGCCAGTTCCAATTCTCGGGCATAACAGCTCGCTGACACACGTCGAATCTAGAGCGACGTGATATCTTGCCTCTAAACACCGCTGATGGAAAGGCCCGGGCAGGGCTTCTCTTTGTCTGAAGGAACGGCGGCATGGGTGTTGGCCATTATAATGTATGACAATTTAGCACAAACCGCGTTACCTCCATGCCGCCATCCGGCAGGCGCTTCGTTTCGCTGGCATTTCACTACACCGAAAGGTGAACGCGAGGGCAGTCCTTCATTTACCGCTCGTCCCCCGGAATAACAACATCGGATCACAGAAACGCTTCCCACAATGACGTGGAAAAAAACACCTCAGCTCGCTGGCCGTAGTGGCGGACGTACGCCGCATGAACTTTTCGTGTGTCCACGACAAGGAAACATATCAGAAATATCTGCAGATCTTTCAATCAGAAGAATGTCTTTCCAGCGAGACAGCGGTTAGATCCTATGTCAGGGTTGATGCTGTTATGGGCTGTAAGCACACCGCTGCTATCAGCGACCACAGGACACAGGTCGAACAAAGGCGACACTTGAAGAATATATCACATCAATCGCCAGCCAGACTCGCCGACTAATCAGCGAAAGAGGCTATTAAAATCCATAAAAAAGAAGGACATGCAGGAAAACAAGATAAAGCCTTTCTTCCACATGTCCCCATGGGCAGCGGGGTAATAGTCATCATCTGGTATTAATTTGAAACGTTCCTGAAGGTGCATGTTGTTGACATTGACTCATTCACGGTGTCATTATCCAatatccatccatccagCCATGGCTATCAATTGTTGTGCTCCAATCCCGAACAAAATGCTGCACGGCAAAGTATGCAGGGATGGAGTCTGCGTACATTGCACAATTACCGCCTTGTTCTCCCTCTCGGATCAGAAGCAAAGGAACACGAAGCTAATGGAGAGCAAAAAATCAAGCCGAGGagtccttttccttttctttcacgTCGACTTCGTGCTGACTGGCTGATTCCAATGATGCAGTTGTGGCATCAACTTCTTCTCCCAAAATTGCATGATCCATGAAAGTCTCATGCGCTGGAAAGGCCTTTGAAAGGACCAAATACACACCGCCTCCACAGAAAAACTGTCAAAAGATACCCAGATAATATTAGTTAAGGTTAGAAGCAGACAGGAATCTTGAAAGCTTGTGAACCGGTGTACGCACCCCGTATATCCAGGCAAtgttgaagaggaaggaTGCGTTCCCGACAGGTATCTTTGGGTTAATATTGTTGATCAATCCTGGAAGAGTCGGTGTAATTGACACCAGAAGAGCAACGGCCGCTCTCCAGTTCTAGAAACAAAGATACAAGCACGGTGATTAGTTGGATGCCTACTTGGATCAGGAAGAAAGGTGACGCACAATTCCATTCCAGTAGCGGTATCTACCGTGCGGGTCGTACATGGCAGGAACGTCAACCTTTCCTGCATGCAATAGCCAATACTATCATGACATGGCACCCAACCAATCAGATAAGTCaaaaataacaacaacaagttGAATGAACTGACATCCGCGACCATGCTGTATTTATTTTGGTTATGTCAAATGAAGGACCGAAGATTATTGACATTCAGCAACTTACATCCCGGCAAACGGTCCTAAGAAGACAGTATATCCCGACATAAATGACAAGAACCCTGGTGCTGACACCAGAATTTCCCAAGGGCAGAGAGCCCATGCACCAATGATCGCGCAGATAATCTGACCACGCTTAATATTGATGTAGTTTGGGAATAAGACCATCATGTCATTGGCTGCGCTGAGGCTGTTTGCGGATATATTAGTTCCCAGAGTGGCGAGAATGAAGCTGAAGGAAGCAAAGAAGGCAGCGGCTCGGTTGTCCCACTTGTCGATGAGGCGGAGGGGATCCCAGAGCACTTCGCCATAGAGAACTTCGCCTGCAGATGTCACGGCAATACCTTGAAGGAAATGTTTTGGATAAGTAGGGTTGTTTATGATTAATACCAATTGGCACTGTAAAATCATTTACCCGTGAAACCAATCAGCGTAAATGCGACTGGAATGATGAATAGTTGCACATATTGACTAGACATTAAGATTCGTTTTAATTTGGAAGGTCATAAATGAGCATTGTTACTCACGCCCGTTCATTTTTGGCATATCTCTGGCGATGTTTGGTCAGCGAAGTGTACGATATAGATAGATTATGGATCGATGGCATACCGTAAAATCTGGGATGTTGACTGCTAGAGTAGAATAGATCCCCAATGCACTGTTCAAGGCGCTTAGCCAGGCCCAACTGAGAGCGCTACCACTGAGACTAGAGTGCAATGGCTCGAGACTCTGTCTTGCTGGAACTTTGACAAAAGACCAGATCAAGATGCTCAGCCAGGCAATGGGTACAATGATTCCTTTAATAGTGAAGAAGTGTCTGATCTTTTGTGGAGAGATAAACATCAAAGGAAACTGGATAAGCCAGTAGAGGAAGTAGCACATCATGCCTGCGTGGGTCAACTGAGTATATTTCTGTTTGATAAGTAAAAATGAACAAGGCTGACCAACAGTGGTGATATGGGCCGATTCAGGTAAATGGTTAGGGACGCGTGCGATAGAGGGCCATATTGCCTTGAGCATTTGATAAACGCATTCTGAACCAGTGAAAGTCTTTTTACAATGAGACAAGTTGTAGGTGGATATGATTTAGATGCCACATACCTGCACACCAAACCAAAACATTGCCAAAATTACCCGACTGACAACACTGAAGTAGCTGAGCCAAAAACCGAAAGAAGATCGGTTAAGAACAGGGAAGGCAATATGAAGACGTGCGCCAATAGTTCCATTAAGAACCATGACAATCTGAGGAACATGGTAAGCGTCAATGTTTGAAAAttaaagcaaagaaaattgaCGTACAGCGATCATAATGTTTCCGACAGCTATGGCGGGAGTTGCTTGCCTCCACGAAAGTCCGATAGCTAGCATAGAGCTAGCTAGCTGCCAGACTGCAGCGTTAGTCGCATCGGAGACCCAGTACGCGACAAAATCCCAAGTCGTCCATGTCCGTTCCTCTGGTATCACAGGATCCATGTCATAGTTGCTCCATCTCGAATTGGGCCCAAACTTGGAGGGCCGTTCTTGGTTGAGTGCCCACTTGGAGGGTTTCAAGAAGTCTGGAGTCATTCCCTCGTAAAAGTCTTCAAGGTCGAAGTCGTGGTCGTGGAAGGAAAGCGCCTTGGACCTGGGAAAGGACAAACGAGGATGATATGATGGAACTACGAAGAGGAAACATATTTAGTTTATCGTATATATCAGAGATACCATATGGACGTGGATAGATAAGCTGACCTCTAGGCTTTCAGACTGGAGTTACACGACGCCGAGAAAGGGTCGAGTTGCTGAGTCTGGTGAATTTGCGCTTTTGTACctgcaaaaaattgaaggTTAAAGGGTCTGGCGGCATCATTTTGAATAAGGAGGGCCCGATTTTGATAAGACATTCGGTGGGCTACGATACTCACTGGCCGAAGGTGGCAATAAGCTGGAGGTGAGAAAAACGATGTTGGAGATGAACTGAAAGGGGAATTCGGCTCTCATGCGATAGATAACGAGAAATCCACAAATAACGACGAGTGACTagaatcaagaaaatagcatTGTAGATAGAAGTAGTTTATTGAAGTGATTTTTGTTATAAACCATATCAAGAACTCGTTGGAACCTTGTAGAGTCAGACATAGTCCAAACACGCATTGTTGTGGTTGCctggagaggaagaaagaattACGTAACCTCAGTAAGGGCTTGATGTCCGTGACCGTGATGGTACTACTACCTTCCTTCCCCCAAGTGCGCACCGCACTCATAATGAACATCATCCGATGACCCCCAATCATCTGCAGTCTTCAAAGTACATAATACACGCCTTATGAATGATGGAGACCCCTTTGGCAGAAGCAGCTACCCAGGAGACTGCCAGCCTGTCCGATTCCCTACATGACAATCCAGCCTCTTCCTCAGCTTCAACCCAGGCCCAAGAACTTCAGCCACCAACAGAGAGTGTATATTCTGAGCCAAAGGGCCCCCGAGTACATACCCCTCAAGTTCGGCTACCTCCAGCGTTCAATAAGTTCATTCTATACGAGAACAGACTCCGGTTCTTCATCATTGCTTCTAACGCTTCTGATTCTCGTCAT
This genomic interval carries:
- a CDS encoding putative permease (putative permease C1683.05), with the protein product MTPDFLKPSKWALNQERPSKFGPNSRWSNYDMDPVIPEERTWTTWDFVAYWVSDATNAAVWQLASSMLAIGLSWRQATPAIAVGNIMIAIVMVLNGTIGARLHIAFPVLNRSSFGFWLSYFSVVSRVILAMFWFGVQTFTGSECVYQMLKAIWPSIARVPNHLPESAHITTVGMMCYFLYWLIQFPLMFISPQKIRHFFTIKGIIVPIAWLSILIWSFVKVPARQSLEPLHSSLSGSALSWAWLSALNSALGIYSTLAVNIPDFTRYAKNERAQYVQLFIIPVAFTLIGFTGIAVTSAGEVLYGEVLWDPLRLIDKWDNRAAAFFASFSFILATLGTNISANSLSAANDMMVLFPNYINIKRGQIICAIIGAWALCPWEILVSAPGFLSFMSGYTVFLGPFAGIMVADYWLLHAGKVDVPAMYDPHGRYRYWNGINWRAAVALLVSITPTLPGLINNINPKIPVGNASFLFNIAWIYGFFCGGGVYLVLSKAFPAHETFMDHAILGEEVDATTASLESASQHEVDVKEKEKDSSA